The Anastrepha ludens isolate Willacy chromosome 2, idAnaLude1.1, whole genome shotgun sequence genome contains a region encoding:
- the LOC128861272 gene encoding uncharacterized protein LOC128861272 yields MTTKFIINDVPYIVNLTNFPPDITLNTFIREHAQLTATKYMCLEGGCGACVCVVKGKHPVSGEPRTWAVNSCLTLLNTCSDWEIITAEGIGNKGFGYHPIQKRLAKMNGTQCGFCSPGFVMNMYGLLQSKGGTVTMAEVENSFGGNICRCTGYRPILDAMKSFAIDSTIEVPEECQDIEDFELITCPKTGLQCARSCQKSLNTLVYADGTQWNWPRTLPELFDALSKVGNDEFMLVAGNTAHGVYRRSLNLKHFIDINAVPELKHHSITSDLLTLGGNLSLTEAMDVFLKAATKSGFEYCQQLWQHFDLIANVPVRNTGTLAGNISVKKYHPEFPSDIFITFETLDVQLVVSEDVSTQKTISLKEYLSLTNNKIVIIAFELKPYSKENFVFDSYKIMPRAQNAHAYVNAAFLIDMDPFVGKVNSGRICFGGIHPEFVHATAIESVLAGQNLFEKDTVSNIFKNLIAQLKPDDVLPDASPDFRKTLAGGLLYKSLLKIAPTDKVKDEYKSGGNLLQRPLSSGMQSFETNEKNYPVTQAVEKIEAMFQCSGEATYMNDILTTSNSVYCAFANATKVGANIEQIDASEVLQTPGVIAFYSAKDIPGKNLSCDPSFGYETEEIFCSGIVKYYDQPLGVVVAITSDIANRTATKVKVTYSNSTRNILPTTAHVFEAQEMDRVNKIKSSQFDDIKLLETPDINAKGLFEIGGQYHFTMEPQTTIAVPFEEGLQVWTATQWMDHTQCVIAKMLQVKVNDVQLKVRRLGGGYGSKISRGNQVACAASLVAHKLNRPARFVQTIESMMNSNGKRWGCRSDYEFHIKTNGKIIGLKNTFYQDAGYTLNENPIKKHSFVCSKNCYELPDSSTKIVAEAVVTDAPSSTWCRAPGSVEGIAMIENILEHIAFEANIDPADARLVNLKPGNKMEELLPRFIKSTEYRKRRNEIDDFNEKNRWVKRGLGLAIMEYPVLVLRQYPATLSTYHVDGTVVISHGGIEMGQGMNTKIAQVAAHTLGIPLSFIRIESSETINGANSMVTGGSVGSESLCFVIRKICETLNERLKPVRDALGKETSWLDVVQQAWRKAINMTISDHCKKGDMENYNVYGLALTEVEVDILTGNNQIRRVDILEDAGESLSPHIDIGQVEGSFIMLLGYWLTEQLIYDRQTGQLLTNRTWNYKPPGAKDIPIDFRVELLQRNPNPAGFMRSKATGEPPCCLAVSSIFAIQHAIQSSRKDAGLKREWVRLGAPTTPETIVLNAGTDATNFSIA; encoded by the exons ATGACAACGAAATTTATAATCAACGACGTTCCATACATCG tcaATCTGACAAACTTTCCACCGGATATCACCCTGAATACTTTTATTCGAGAGCACGCGCAGTTAACGGCGACCAAATATATGTGTTTAGAAGGCGGTTGtggtgcttgtgtgtgtgttgtcAAAGGTAAACATCCCGTCAGCGGTGAACCACGTACATGGGCCGTAAATTCA TGCTTGACGCTGCTGAACACTTGTTCGGATTGGGAGATCATAACAGCTGAGGGAATTGGCAATAAAGGTTTTGGCTACCATCCGATTCAAAAACGTTTGGCCAAGATGAATGGCACACAATGTGGTTTCTGTTCGCCGGGTTTTGTAATGAATATGTATGGCCTACTTCAGTCGAAAGGTGGAACAGTCACAATGGCGGAAGTTGAGAATTCCTTTGGAGGCAACATTTGCCGCTGCACTGGGTACCGTCCGATATTAGATGCTATGAAATCCTTTGCCATCGACAGTACTATTGAAGTTCCGGAGGAATGTCAAGATATTGAAGATTTCGAGCTTATCACTTGCCCAAAAACAGGGTTGCAATGTGCGCGTAGCTGTCAAAAGTCGCTAAATACTTTGGTCTACGCCGACGGTACGCAATGGAATTGGCCACGAACGCTCCCCGAGCTATTTGATGCCCTCTCTAAAGTAGGCAATGATGAGTTTATGCTGGTCGCCGGAAATACAGCGCATGGTGTTTATAGGCGTTCATTAAACCTAAAGCATTTTATTGATATCAATGCAGTGCCTGAGCTGAAACATCACTCTATTACCAGTGACTTATTGACATTGGGTGGTAATCTTAGCTTGACCGAAGCGATGGACGTTTTCTTAAAAGCCGCTACGAAGTCTGGTTTCGAGTACTGCCAACAGTTGTGGCAACACTTCGATTTGATTGCAAATGTACCAGTACGCAAT acTGGAACCCTTGCGGGAAATATCAGTGTAAAAAAATACCACCCAGAATTCCCCTCGGATATTTTCATAACATTCGAAACTCTCGATGTCCAACTTGTTGTCAGCGAAGATGTATCTACACAGAAGACCATCTCACTGAAAGAGTATCTATCATTAACCAATAATAAGATTGTCATAATTGCATTCGAGTTAAAACCCTACTCAAAAGAAAATTTCGTTTTCGATTCGTATAAA ATAATGCCACGAGCTCAAAACGCTCATGCTTATGTCAACGCTGCTTTTTTAATAGATATGGATCCATTTGTGGGGAAAGTTAATTCTGGTCGTATTTGTTTTGGAGGTATACATCCCGAGTTTGTTCATGCCACAGCAATAGAATCTGTCTTAGCTGGACAGAATTTATTTGAGAAGGAcactgtttcaaatattttcaaaaacctgATTGCCCAACTGAAACCCGACGATGTTCTTCCGGACGCCTCTCCCGATTTCCGAAAAACTCTAGCTGGAGGTTTGCTTTATAAGAGTTTGTTGAAGATTGCGCCAACAGACAAAGTGAAAGATGAATACAAGAGTGGTGGCAATTTACTTCAACGACCCCTCTCATCCGGAATGCAATCATtcgaaacaaatgaaaaaaattacccaGTTACACAGGCAGTAGAAAAAATTGAAG CTATGTTTCAATGTTCCGGTGAAGCCACCTATATGAATGACATACTCACTACTTCCAATTCCGTATACTGTGCATTCGCTAATGCAACAAAAGTTGGAGCAAATATTGAACAGATTGATGCATCCGAGGTTTTGCAAACTCCAGGGGTCATTGCCTTTTACTCGGCTAAGGATATTCCTGGAAAGAATTTGTCATGCGACCCATCATTTGGGTATGAAACTGAAGAGATATTTTGCAGTGGAATTGTTAAATATTACGATCAGCCTTTGGGCGTTGTAGTGGCTATTACAAGTGATATTGCAAATCGTACCGCCACTAAAGTGAAAGTGACCTATTCCAACAGTACCCGCAATATTTTACCCACCACTGCACATGTGTTTGAAGCACAAGAAATGGACCGTGTCAATAAGATAAAGTCCTCGCAATTTGATGATATAAAACTCTTAGAAACACCGGACATCAATGCCAAGGGTCTTTTTGAAATTGGTGGACAATATCATTTTACTATGGAACCTCAAACTACCATAGCTGTTCCGTTTGAAGAAGGTCTTCAAGTTTGGACAGCAACACAGTGGATGGACCATACTCAATGTGTAATCGCAAAAATGCTGCAGGTTAAAGTAAATGATGTTCAACTAAAAGTACGTCGCCTCGGTGGCGGATATGGCAGTAAGATTTCGCGTGGTAATCAGGTTGCATGTGCTGCTTCTCTAGTTGCCCACAAACTAAATCGGCCAGCGCGCTTTGTGCAGACTATTGAATCCATGATGAACTCGAATGGAAAACGATGGGGTTGTCGCTCTGATTATGAGTTTCATATTAAAACCAATGGGAAAATTATAGGGCTTAAGAATACATTTTATCAGGATGCGGGGTATACGCTTAATgaaaatccaataaaaaaacattcttttgtttgctcaaaaaaCTGTTACGAGCTTCCTGACTCAAGTACAAAAATTGTGGCCGAGGCTGTTGTAACGGATGCTCCCAGTTCGACTTGGTGCCGTGCTCCAGGTTCGGTGGAAGGGATTGCGATGatcgaaaatattttagaacaCATTGCATTTGAAGCGAACATAGATCCCGCCGATGCACGATTAGTAAACTTGAAACCTggaaataaaatggaagaatTATTGCCACGATTCATTAAGTCAACTGAATACCGAAAGCGGCGAAATGAAATCGATGATTTCAATGAGAAAAATCGTTGGGTAAAACGTGGTCTAGGCTTAGCTATTATGGAATACCCAGTGTTAGTACTTCGCCAATATCCTGCTACTTTATCTACATATCACGTTGACGGTACTGTAGTGATATCACATGGAGGAATAGAGATGGGTCAAG GTATGAACACGAAAATTGCCCAAGTGGCAGCCCATACGCTTGGAATACCACTATCTTTTATAAGGATTGAGTCAAGTGAAACTATTAATGGTGCTAATTCGATGGTGACCGGGGGTTCAGTGGGTAGCGAAAGTCTTTGTTTTGTCATTCGTAAGATCTGCGAAACTCTCAATGAACGTCTTAAGCCAGTTAGAGACGCACTTGGTAAGGAAACTAGTTGGTTGGATGTTGTTCAGCAGGCTTGGCGAAAGGCTATAAATATGACTATTAGCGATCATTGTAAAAAGGGTGACATGGAGAACTACAACGTATATGGTTTGGCATTAACCGAAGTTGAAGTGGATATCTTAACGGGTAATAACCAAATAAGACGTGTTGACATATTAGAAGATGCTGGCGAGAGTCTAAGTCCACATATTGATATTGGTCAGGTGGAAGGTTCATTTATCATGTTGTTGGGTTACTGGCTCACGGAACAATTGATCTATGACCGACAAACAGGGCAACTTCTTACTAATCGGACATGGAATTACAAACCTCCTGGAGCAAAGGATATTCCTATCGATTTTCGTGTAGAATTGTTGCAAAGAAATCCAAATCCAGCAGGATTCATGCGTTCTAAAGCGACCGGTGAGCCACCTTGCTGTCTAGCGGTCAGTTCAATTTTCGCCATACAACACGCTATACAGTCTTCTCGAAAAGATGCCGGTCTCAAAAGAGAATGGGTTCGATTAGGAGCTCCAACAACGCCTGAGACTATTGTTCTGAATGCAGGCACTGATGCTACGAATTTCTCAATTGCATAG
- the LOC128861267 gene encoding uncharacterized protein LOC128861267: MTTKFIINDVPYIVNLTNFPPDITLNTFIREHAQLTATKYMCLEGGCGACVCVVKGKHPVSGELRTWAVNSCLTLLNTCSDWEIITAEGIGNKGFGYHPIQKRLAKMNGTQCGFCSPGFVMNMYGLLQSKGGTVTMAEVENSFGGNICRCTGYRPILDAMKSFAIDSTIEVPEECQDIEDFELISCPKTGLQCARSCQKSLNTLVYADGTQWNWPRTLPELFDALSKVGNDEFMMVAGNTAHGVYRRSLNLKHFIDINAVPELKHHSITSDLLTLGGNLSLTEAMDIFLKAAKKSGFEYCQQLWQHFDLIANVPVRNTGTLAGNISVKKYHPEFPSDIFITFEALDVQLVVSEDISTQKTISLKEYLSLTNNQIVIIAFELKPYSKENFVFDSYKIMPRAQNAHAYVNAAFLIDMDPFVGKVNSGRICFGGIHPEFVHATAIESVLAGQNLFEKGTVSNIFKNLIAQLKPDDVLPDASPDFRKTLAGGLLYKSLLKIAPTDKVKDEYKSGGNLLQRPLSSGMQSFETNEKNYPVTQAVEKIEAMIQCSGEATYMNDILTTSNSVYCAFANATKVGANIEQIDASEVLQTPGVIAFYSAKDIPGKNLSCDPSFGYETEEIFCSGIVKYYDQPLGVVVAITSDIANRTATKVKVTYSNSTRNILPTTAHVFEAQEMGRVNKIKSSQFDDIKLLETPDINAKGLFEIGGQYHFTMEPQTTIAIPFEEGLQVWTATQWMDHTQCVIAKMLQVKVNDVQLKVRRLGGGYGSKISRGNQVACAASLVAHKLNRPARFVQTIESMMNSNGKRWGCRSDYEFHIKTNGKIIGLKNTFYQDAGYTLNENPIKGHSVACAKNCYELPDSSTKIVAEAVITDAPSSTWCRAPGSVEGIAMIENILEHIAFEANIDPADARLVNLKPGNKMEELLPRFIKSTEYRKRRNEIDDFNEKNRWVKRGLGLAIMEYPVFLFGQYPATVSVYHIDGTVVISHGGIEMGQGMNTKIAQVAAHTLGIPLSFIRIESSDTINGANSMVTGGAVGSESLCFAVRKACETLNERLKPVRDALGKETSWLDVVQQAWGKAINMIVSDQYKKGDMENYNVYGLALTEVEVDILTGNNQIRRVDILEDAGESLSPHIDIGQVEGSFIMLLGYWLTEQLIYDRQTGQLLTNRTWNYKPPGAKDIPIDFRVELLQRNPNPAGFMRSKATGEPPCCLAVSSIFAIQHAIQSSRKDVGLKREWVRLGAPTTPETIVLNAGTDISKLSLD, encoded by the exons ATGACAACGAAATTTATAATCAACGACGTTCCATACATCG tCAATCTGACAAACTTTCCACCGGATATCACCCTGAATACTTTTATTCGAGAGCACGCGCAGTTGACGGCGACCAAATATATGTGTTTAGAAGGCGGTTGtggtgcttgtgtgtgtgttgtcAAAGGTAAACATCCCGTCAGCGGTGAACTACGTACATGGGCCGTAAATTCA TGCTTGACGCTGCTGAACACTTGTTCGGATTGGGAGATCATAACAGCTGAGGGAATTGGCAATAAAGGTTTTGGCTACCATCCGATTCAAAAACGTTTGGCCAAGATGAATGGCACACAATGTGGTTTCTGTTCGCCGGGTTTTGTAATGAATATGTATGGCCTACTTCAGTCGAAAGGTGGAACAGTCACAATGGCGGAAGTTGAGAATTCCTTTGGAGGCAACATTTGCCGCTGCACTGGGTACCGTCCGATATTAGATGCTATGAAATCCTTTGCCATCGACAGTACTATTGAAGTTCCGGAGGAATGTCAGGATATTGAAGATTTCGAGCTCATCTCTTGCCCAAAAACAGGGTTGCAATGTGCGCGTAGCTGTCAAAAGTCGCTAAATACTTTGGTCTACGCCGACGGTACGCAATGGAATTGGCCACGAACGCTCCCCGAGCTATTTGATGCCCTCTCTAAAGTAGGCAATGATGAGTTTATGATGGTCGCCGGAAATACAGCGCATGGTGTTTATAGGCGTTCATTAAACCTAAAGCATTTTATTGATATCAATGCAGTGCCTGAGCTGAAACATCACTCTATTACCAGTGACTTATTGACATTGGGTGGTAATCTTAGCTTGACCGAAGCGATGGACATTTTCTTAAAAGCCGCTAAGAAGTCTGGTTTCGAGTACTGCCAACAGTTGTGGCAACATTTCGATTTGATTGCAAATGTACCAGTACGCAAT acTGGAACCCTCGCGGGAAATATCAGTGTAAAAAAATACCACCCAGAATTCCCCTCGGATATTTTCATAACATTCGAAGCTCTCGATGTCCAACTTGTTGTCAGCGAAGATATATCTACACAGAAGACCATCTCACTGAAAGAGTATCTATCATTAACCAATAATCAGATTGTCATAATTGCATTCGAGTTAAAACCCTACTCAAAAGAAAATTTCGTTTTCGATTCGTATAAA ATAATGCCACGAGCTCAAAACGCTCATGCTTATGTCAACGCTGCTTTTTTAATAGATATGGATCCATTTGTGGGGAAAGTTAATTCTGGTCGTATTTGTTTTGGAGGTATACATCCCGAGTTTGTTCATGCCACAGCAATAGAATCTGTCTTAGCTGGACAGAATTTATTTGAGAAGGGcactgtttcaaatattttcaaaaacctgATTGCCCAACTGAAACCCGACGATGTTCTTCCGGACGCCTCTCCCGATTTCCGAAAAACTCTAGCTGGAGGTTTGCTTTATAAGAGTTTGTTGAAGATTGCGCCAACAGACAAAGTGAAAGATGAATACAAGAGTGGTGGCAATTTACTTCAACGACCCCTCTCATCCGGAATGCAATCATtcgaaacaaatgaaaaaaattacccaGTTACACAGGCAGTAGAAAAAATTGAAG CTATGATTCAATGTTCCGGTGAAGCCACCTATATGAATGACATACTCACTACTTCCAATTCCGTATACTGTGCATTCGCTAATGCAACAAAAGTTGGAGCAAATATTGAACAGATTGATGCATCCGAGGTTTTGCAAACTCCAGGGGTCATTGCCTTTTACTCGGCTAAGGATATTCCTGGAAAGAATTTGTCATGCGACCCATCATTTGGGTATGAAACTGAAGAGATATTTTGCAGTGGGATTGTTAAATATTACGATCAGCCTTTGGGCGTTGTAGTGGCTATTACAAGTGATATTGCAAATCGTACCGCCACTAAAGTGAAAGTGACCTATTCCAACAGCACCCGCAATATTTTACCCACCACTGCACATGTGTTTGAAGCACAAGAAATGGGCCGTGTCAATAAGATAAAGTCCTCGCAATTTGATGATATAAAACTCTTAGAAACACCGGACATCAATGCCAAGGGTCTTTTTGAAATTGGTGGACAATATCATTTTACTATGGAACCTCAAACTACCATAGCTATTCCGTTTGAAGAAGGTCTTCAAGTTTGGACAGCAACACAGTGGATGGACCATACTCAATGTGTAATCGCAAAAATGCTACAGGTTAAAGTAAATGATGTTCAACTAAAAGTACGTCGCCTCGGTGGCGGATATGGCAGTAAGATTTCGCGTGGTAATCAGGTTGCATGTGCTGCTTCTCTAGTTGCCCACAAACTAAATCGGCCAGCGCGCTTTGTGCAGACTATTGAATCCATGATGAACTCGAATGGAAAACGATGGGGTTGTCGCTCTGATTATGAGTTTCATATTAAAACCAATGGGAAAATTATAGGGCTTAAGAATACATTCTATCAGGATGCGGGGTATACGCTTAATGAAAATCCTATCAAAGGACATTCGGTTGCATGCGCGAAAAACTGTTACGAGCTTCCTGACTCAAGTACAAAAATCGTGGCCGAGGCTGTTATAACGGATGCTCCCAGTTCGACTTGGTGCCGTGCTCCAGGTTCGGTGGAAGGGATTGCGATGatcgaaaatattttagaacaCATTGCATTTGAAGCGAACATAGATCCCGCCGATGCACGATTAGTAAACTTGAAACCTggaaataaaatggaagaatTATTGCCACGATTCATTAAGTCAACTGAATACCGAAAGCGGCGAAATGAAATCGATGATTTCAATGAGAAAAATCGTTGGGTAAAACGTGGTCTAGGCTTAGCCATTATGGAATACCCAGTTTTTCTATTTGGTCAATACCCAGCCACTGTATCGGTATATCACATTGACGGTACTGTAGTGATATCACATGGAGGAATAGAGATGGGTCAAG GTATGAACACGAAAATTGCCCAAGTGGCAGCCCATACGCTTGGAATACCACTATCTTTTATAAGGATTGAGTCAAGTGACACTATTAATGGTGCTAATTCGATGGTGACTGGCGGCGCAGTTGGTAGCGAAAGTCTTTGTTTTGCAGTTCGTAAAGCTTGCGAAACTCTCAATGAACGTCTTAAGCCAGTTAGAGACGCACTTGGTAAAGAAACTAGTTGGTTGGATGTTGTTCAGCAGGCTTGGGGAAAGGCTATAAATATGATCGTTAGTGATCAATATAAAAAGGGTGACATGGAGAACTACAACGTATATGGTTTGGCATTAACCGAAGTTGAAGTGGACATTTTAACGGGTAATAACCAAATAAGACGTGTTGACATATTGGAAGATGCTGGCGAGAGTCTAAGTCCACATATTGATATTGGTCAGGTGGAAGGTTCATTTATCATGTTGTTGGGTTACTGGCTCACGGAACAATTGATCTATGACCGACAAACAGGGCAACTTCTTACTAATCGGACATGGAATTACAAACCTCCTGGAGCAAAGGATATTCCTATCGATTTTCGTGTAGAATTGTTGCAAAGAAATCCAAATCCAGCAGGATTCATGCGTTCTAAAGCGACCGGTGAGCCACCTTGCTGTCTAGCGGTCAGTTCAATTTTCGCCATACAACACGCTATACAGTCTTCTCGAAAAGATGTCGGTCTCAAAAGAGAATGGGTTCGATTAGGAGCTCCAACAACGCCTGAGACTATTGTTTTGAATGCAGGCACTGATATTTCAAAGCTCTCATTAGACTAG